Below is a window of Drosophila bipectinata strain 14024-0381.07 chromosome XR, DbipHiC1v2, whole genome shotgun sequence DNA.
TCCAATTTACCCGAAACGCCGCTTGAATTTTATACTTTTGGTAtacaacttttaatttttgctcCGGACCTCTGGCTTGCCACATTTTGATAACGGACTTataggaaaaatgtaaaaagttTTCTACATTTAACCCTCTACTGCATGAGCATAGAAATAATAAGGGAAGAAATTTTTTGAATGTAATTATGTGTTTATTAAGgtcaaaataatatatatttggacttttttttgtggggggGGCATAGTTTGGGGTGGGGGATATGGGGCCATATATGGCTTTGTATGCATTCAGCTTATTCCATAGTTTGCCATATATGGCTCTGTATGCATGTATACATTACTTCATGTGAAAGTTGGTGAAATAGTGTCTTTTGTCGTTTTAGCATAGAAATACATTGCATTTCTCACAAAAGGTGTATGAGCGGAAAGAGCAATCATTTTTGCAGGGTTGCCTTTACTTTTTCCAGGTGGGAAAATGCCCAATATGGTCCTCCCGAACAGAATTCAATGGAATTTCCTGGTGCTTTCGTCTTTTGCTGATAGTAGGAGTACCTTCCCTACTTGTACACggggatgaagttggagtcaTCGCAGGTCGTCCGCGCTTTTACTTTACCTGCCTTGCACAGGTGGTCAGCTGTAAGCgtgcgttgcatactttttcgTCTACCATAGTCagttgtaaactatgctaaacagttatttttttatgttgtgAATCAAAAATTCTGTTGGCTTGACTTAATGCATTTTTTCTTGAAGTATTTTTTCTCTTCGATTGACAGTTCAGTTatctctttttatacccttgcagagggtattataattttggtcagcagtgtgcaacgcagtgaaggacacatctccgaccctataaagtatatacattcttgtatagtatgtatgtatagtatgtatagtatgtatattcttgaacaggatcacctcctgagttgatatgagcatgtccgtctgtctgtctgtttctacgcgaactagtctctcagttttaaagctatcgtcttgaaactttgcacacacccttctttcctttgcacgcagtatataagtcggaacggatcggccgactatatcctgtagctgccatataactgattgatcggaaatggtataactttggagtttttagagttagagagttcaaatttgacacgagagctgttttggcaaaacattccaacatgccaaatttaataaggatcggccgactatatcttatagctgccatataactgaacgatcggaatcgacccaactttcgtgtttatgaagatagaaagctgaaactaagtacagattctatttttgatcagttgatccaacctatcaaatttcatttggatcggcggactatatcctatagctgccatataactgaacgatcggaaatggtttttggtagaaataccaactttcgtatttttgaagatagaagcttgggacttttttttattttttattttagttaattggttttattttgatctaatcataaggatcggccaactgtatcccatgtttgcgatatatatccggttttaactgcaagggtatatcaacttcggctccgcccgaagttagcttaactttcttgttttacttAATAACGAACTGGCCTTTAGTAATGTGTTCCGCGGATTCTTCCAATAATTGAATGGCTACTTTTTGAAATTAGTTGGAGAGGTAAGTTATGATTCGACAACTATGCTCTTGTCTTCTGAATCGTTACTTGAAAATCTTTGGTACTCACTATGTCCCGTCCTTCCataaaaaccccatttttcaATTACCGTTAGGTTTTCAATAGATTCCTCCGTGATTGATTTAACATTCTTCATATATGCTCGATGCCTTATTATTCAGTAAACATGGCAGTCTCTATTATTAGGGAAATCCTTTCAGTGGGATCTGCAAACATCGACGGCTGTTGCAGATTGTCATTGCGTAAGGCAGAAACTCATCAGTTTCAATTATCCGCGCTATACGACgtcagtagggagtaaataggcaatcggttgatttcttgcgtcatatccgtgtatgcatgtatatgttggtgggaacgtaaatccacaatccaatatacactcacatacatatataatcctaaatgaaaaatacatatccgaccctgacataaatatgtctcctgcaagagagtgataaaaagggatcgcagcaggtcgattttcacttttctacgaaaaggttttcttgtgatatacttactccttgtaaaattctgtattatattttatattataaaattaaatttctttatataagtccgagttaatttaaaattaattaaaaaagaattggagtaaaaaatccttttaaatgatatacaacaccataataaaattttggatattttttttaaataattatttgttcttcatcattaattttaaatgaattacaaaaaaattatagtaaaatacacttttaaatgaactgcagcaccatgaatataatttttataaataagcattttttttgttgttcatcaattttatttattttttcacgatcctgaatcttatttattttttcacgatcctgaatcttatttattttttcacgatcctgaatcttagacaggtatcttaagtgggcagttgaatttgtagggaattaggaaAACGGCGTATTAgcggcagaaaaattttagtagtatgtaattaggcaaacgatgatcctggcaagtttcatttttacatgatcttttctttacatgcatatatCCCTTAGTGGGAaccaatgcaagatatcagaaaatatagaaaacatagacggcgatgatcctggcaagtataatttttgacataaagtttgcttttatgccaatagagggcgtaacgtataaaatattacggtagatggcgctgcccaattttacacaaacttgacccatagatggcgccactaaatttacgtcgtacgccgtttgcctaattacatactactgaCGTCGCTTTGCTCTAGCTGAAGACTCCGAAAATCAACCTTTTGAAGACCACGATGGACACTTTCCGCTATTTTCTGAGATGAATTTTTAGTAGACTTAAGGAAAATTGACTCCACTGCATTTAGCCAATCATACTGATATTGTACAATTGTTCATACCGGTATTCGATCATACCCGAGTACAAAAAGAAGCAATTCTTTTACTTATGGAGCCAATCGATTTACAAAGTTCGTTGTGTTCAAAATTGTAGCCGTTGCCctcaatattatattgaacatcttcgactatatcctatagctgccatatcggaacgatcggatatgacccaactttcgtttttttgaagatagaaagctggaacttggtacagattatattttttgtcaattaatccgacctaccaaatttcataatgatcggccgtttatatcttatagctgccatataactgaacgatcggaaatggtttttggtagaaataccaactttggtatttttgaagaaagcagtttgggacttgttttaaattttgtattaatataaattgggttacattatctagttcgcgtagaaacagacagacggacagacggacatgctcatatcaactcaggaggtgatcctgatcaagaatatatagaCTTTGTAGGATCGGATAtatcttcttcactgcgttgcacacttttggacaaagctataataccctctgcaagggtataaaaattcatcaaatcttaaaaataacttaatacaaataacaaaaatgataaatataaACTAATATTTTGTCGTAAAGCCTTTATTGGCTATAACAGCTTCACACCTACATACGTGGCAAGGAGTCCACCAAGTCCTGGCAACGCTTGAGGGGAATCTGGGCCCACGCGTCCTGTACAAATTGCCAAAGCTGCGGCTTTGAAGTCGGGGATTTCTTTGCCACATATCCCTATATGTCCCCCCATAAATTTTAGATCGGATTTAAGTCCGGGGACTGTGCTGGCCACGACATTGCATCAATGTTTTGTTGACTAACCCAACTCTTAGCCAATTTGCAGGTATGTTCTGGATCGTTATCCTGCTGGAATGTCCATTTTAAGGACATATCTCACTGGGCATAAGAAACCACTACTTTTTTGAGTATGTCGACATAGACGTTTTGGTCCATGATCCCATCGATCTTATGTATCATTAACCACGCCGCTGTACGAAAAACAAGCCCATACCAATATTTTAGGGCCACCGTGCATAACGGTcttaaaagtttgtggtttAGGTGGTTTTCTGTGTTTGGGGGTCGTCAGAGATACTGTCTTGAGCCTGTCGCACCAAACAAGTCCAGTTTGGACTCATTTATCCAAAGAATATTGCGCCATTTTCTCACTGGCCACTTCAAATGGccactttaaaataaactgaaGAAAACTTACTTTTCAccaaatttttaatgttttcggcGCTTTTTgtggatcaaaaaaaaaaaactgatattTTTATGAACAGCAAAAAACTTGtgattttgaacaaaaatgcccaaaaaacgcaaataaaaagcaaatctTACGAAATTTTTGTACTTTTCCTATCTTCATAtcccattttacaaaaataatgatcaAGCGATCTACTAACGAaaaggaaaatgcaaaaattaccGTCCTTTTACTTCGTTGCTATTTCACTGCTATTTTAATGAACACAGCTGTGAGTATATGTGTTTTAGGTTCAAAGAAGTCTTCTCCACGGCGTTGCACATTTTGACCTAAACTATACTAGCCATACTCTGAAAGGTTATCAAAGCTcctattaaatataaaagaaatgtAACAGTGCCCGTAGTAGGCATCAGGCACATATACATATTactaatatttcaatttaaatgatACGTTTCATATATTGATCTCCACCAGGTAaaggttttaaatatatttcgaTTTTTGAGAGCGTTTTTGCCATAGATTCGCTCTTTTCAAGCGCACGGAAAtgaaattttggaaaattgaGCAATCGGATAAGTTATGTACTATATATGCACTACCAAACACATTGCTAGCATATTCTACATTCTACAGATacagaaaatatttacatttacaatttacagtatatttaaaattttatggtTTCTGTAGTTGGATCATTTAGCTCGATCCGAACACACTCGTCCTGATAAGCTTGCTTGGGTTTGCTAAGGTTCTTTAAGTTTTGGGGCGTATTTTCTATCTCTCGGTCGATTGACTTCGAACAAAAATGAGGTGGATGACATGGGGTATATTTGTAACTTCTCCTCTAGACAGTCCGGCGTTCCATATATACGTGGAGTAAAATGCTACGTGGTGCCATCTATGAGTGATGCCAAGCGCTTACGTTGTGGACTACATATAATTTGTACCTCTTCAGGTATCCCCATAATAACATGGATTGAGAGCAATAgattattgttgttttgtgGTTTCAAtggtaatttttaaatatatgtatatacagatatataaataaaaatatatttatatataaaaaatctttaacgTTTGTATATAACCTTAATTATTTGTCATTTACGGTCATTTTGTCATTTTGCCACAGTTTTTAATGCTTCACAGAATAAATTaactaaataatttaaaaagaaaactaattaaaaagaaaagatttaagaaaactttattttcaattatcaTTAATTgtctaaaaaaatacaacaaaaaataattttcttccATAAATACAAATAGTTTCTCAGTGTGTAAAATTCAAAACGCCAATCCTAGGAGATCgcaccaattttcactcaccAATGTTATACTGCTCCCTCAAAGGAAGGGATTCATTTAGACTCCCTAGGTCTAGGTTAAGAATCCATACTCCTCGAACCTAAACTTGATCCTGGGATGGGCATGGAAAATTGTATATGTCTGTATCTCTGAAAGTTAGAATGGAAACTTGTTGGTGGACTGGATATTTACCCAAAATCTCCTAACGCCGTCTCTGGAGACAATCGAATCTGTTTCTTTCCACCAAAATTCTTTCTTTCCGTTTTACGAGTTCCGCAAACTATCAAAATAGAGCGCCAACTCACGAACCGCACACTTGCCTACATTCGAGATCTACATTCTACATTCGATTGAGTTTTCTATGAAGGTTCTCAAATTACACTGGTTGTTCACAACAACCAGTAGTGTGTGAATACCCTTAATATTCTCTACGTTACGGTgtaaaaaattgaatataagTACTTGCCTAGGAACAGGCatgagaagaaaataaaaatgaaagatCTTTAGAGTTAAGATggcaagtttttaaaaatttaaccgtatatatatatgtataaccGTATATAAATTTCGAAcatatataaaacaagaaaggaaagctaacttcgggcggagccgaagtttatatacccttgcagttaaaaccggatatatatcgcaaacatcggatatagttggccgatccttatgggaataggaatatataatccaatttattacaatacaaaatctaaaaaaagtcccaaacttctatcttcaaaaatacgaaagttgatatttctaccaaataccatttccgatcgttcaattatatggcagctatgggatatagtcggccgatcctaatgaaatttggtaggttggatcaactgaccaagaattaaatctgtactaagttccagctttctatcttcaaaaacacgaaagttgggtcatttccgatcgttcagttatatggcagctataggatatagtcggccgatccttatgaaatttggcatgacgtaatgttttgccaaaaatatctcacatgtcaaatttgaactctctaactctaaaaacaccaaagttataccatttccgatcaatcagttatatggcagctataggatatagtcggccgatccgggccgttccgacttatatactgcgtgcaaaggaaagaagggtgtgtgcaaagtttcaagacgatagctttaaaactgagagactagttcgcgtagaaacagacagacggacagacagacggacagacggacagacggacagacggacatgctcatatcaactcaggaggtgatcctgatcaagaatatatatactttatagggtcggagatgtctccttcactgcgttgcacacttttgaccaaaattataataccctctgcaagggtataatgacagttttatatgataaaatttcaaactgatacaaaaaattctcaaaaacCCTTAATTTTACacagaaaaatatttgtttacgGGAAAAATCAGtaaatttaaactatttttcatGATATAGTTTCGGAACTGAAGTCCGTTAAGTGAAAATTCTAACCAGGTGAAGTTATTATCAAAGATTTCGTAGAAATAAAAACGTTCGGGAATTTCACATTTAAATTCATtgctattttgtttttattttcattattcaTTACATTTTGTGTATATcatgtgtatatgtatatatatatatatcatttaTTTCCTTCCGAATTTATCTATCGTTTGTTGGCTGCCCAAAGCTGGCGAATATGATTTGAAAATTGCCTCGACGGAGCTGCGAAAAAAGAAACGATAGccccaataaaatatttgtacagATCTTGTTGTTTTGATGGCGTGTCGAAATTTTAGACAAACAGTACGTCTCATAACAGCAAGGCATTATGTCAGTGCAATAGAATATACATAATTAGGTTTTGAAAACTTGTAGTCTGATTTAGGTCAAAATATGTCCACACCAAAGTATAAAGTTAAACTCTTTCCCAGTACTATATTTATGAAACGCACTGCCCTTGGCATACTCTTGCGGCTGGGGCGCAAACAACTCAGAAGATAAAGCTAAGAAAGTGCCAGCTTGCAGCTTTAATTATGAAACATTAATGGAACAAATAgaactcttattttttttttgttggtttttcatatttttgtcctttttttgtttttgattttgtatAATATTTCAACAGCAACGGAAACACAGAGCGATAGCTACGGCTTGCCGCAAAAACGAAGATCTTTCCTTAGCATTTAGTACGATATTGATTTCGAGTTCGGTTTTTCGACGTCGACGGGGTGGTGGTTCGTTTCGGGGTCAAAACTAACATTTAACAATTGCATCCGGAGTTACCAAGACTTTCGTCGCTACTCGTACATATGTATCCTATATATCTGACtcgttttgttgttttcgtaATGCATTGTACAagctacatacatacattatgtggtttattaaatacatatgGATATTTCTTCATACTGCATACATACACGagtatatgcatatatatatttataattcattTGATTTACTTATTTGCTATGCATGTGTGCCGTTCTGtaaacaatacaaaaaataatagagcaaaataatattttcgtAAATTATTGCATATTTTCCAAGTGAATCGGGTCTGGCTGGGGTCTTGGGTTTGGGGACGAGGAGATTTGGTGGAGATTTAGGCGGGGAAttaacaataaattaaatttgtatgCAATGCCGTCCTTCAACGATCACTTCTCTCCCATCCGCGGAATGTCCTTTCGTGCGtatgtgttggtgttggtgtgtTGGCGTAGGTGTGTAAGTACTCGAAaacttgtttttaatatttttgcagTTCTCGCATGTTATAACTTGatttaaacttaattttcCTTTGCTTATGTAAGTTGCATTATTTCTCTCGTTAACAAATTACGTTTTAGAATAAgtttgtatataaaaaaattatcgTTACTAGTATTTATACAAATAACAACCAGGCTAAATAGTTTGCTACAAATCCCCTCCCACTGAGAGCCCGTCCTCCCACATCCGCACCCGCTGCCTCCTTCTGGTCTTCCAGTCTAATCCGAAAGAGACGCGACATTGAATTAGAAAGAGACGAAAGGCGTGCGAGCATGGGAGGCGGGGGAGGGGAAACTAATACACaaattccatttaatttaaaaactttaacttTAACGCTTGACGCTTTGCTGAATGTGTGTTCTCTGTTCAATTTTTGGTCGCAtttaaatcgaaaaaaaaaaaaataatcataataataatgataaatCGAACAAATCGATTATGAATTGTAtaagaaataaagaaaaattggaTAAATCTTAGAACATAGTGTTGGATTAGaagcgcagcagcagcaggaacaGGATATTTCACTTTAGAACTGCACCCAGTTGGCGTTGGCTGAGTTCTGTTGTCCTTGGTTGCCACTGGAAAAGAGAAGgaaatatttcattatttcGGAATCGCCAGAAGAAAGCACAAGCTCTTTATCCAGATGAGCTATGTTAGATGCTTCAATAGTTACTATTCAAAGTTAGACTATTATCTCCGATCTTGCCATTCGAACAATAAAGGATTCAACCAAGGAACTTAACTTTAATCCTTGGCTGTGGgtaaacataataataattaggagtataaaataaaaattatacagTTTCTCTAAATCATTTTGGTCTCCGCCGTGAAAGTTTGTTCTGGCAACTTGAATTTGGCTTGAAACTAGTCGTATTTTAATCATAAATCAATCCAGCTTGGAAACCCACCCGGCGGATGCGTAATCGGTCCATTCAGAGTTTCCAGCGGCGGGTCTGTGGGCGGGCGAGACGCCGGGACTTTGCCGCACCGTCGTCGCTGGGGCAGCGGCCGGTGGTGGAGCGATCTTTCCGAGGCCACCGGGCGGCGGTGGCAACACGCCCGAGGATCCCTGTTTCTTGCCCGTGCGCGAGCTGCCCTCGGAACCGTCCTTTTtctagaaaacaaaacaaaaaggttGATAGGTAATTGTAATGATTCGCTTAGCACATATTCTTtcgtaataaaaattaattttttaagatttaagacGCACCGTGATCCTCATGTTGATCTTGATGGTTTCGCCCTCCTTGAAACCGAGATCGAGTTCCTGCTTGGGTTCCGTCTTCTCCTTCTCTATCTGCTCCTGGTTCTTCACCCATTTGAAGTGATCCTGCAGCGCCACATTTAAGTCGAATGAGTCTGATCGATCGCCGAATCCCAGGCCGAGAAAAGCGGACCGACCGTTGTCGTCCTGCACCCGGATGACGAAGTAACGGGAGCTGTCAGATACCGCCTCGATGGCCACGCCGGGATATGTGTCGATGGGGCAGTTGGCGAACAGGGCGCCACTGGTCTTGTCCTCCAGCTTCAGGATGCAAGCAGTGCCCTTGGCCACCAGCCGCATCCTGCCCGTCCAGGTCGGTTCCTTTAGATTCCAGTCAGCCGCCCTGTGATTAAATCATGACATTATTAGTgggcgtttttttttataatttcgaatacaaatttttaataaa
It encodes the following:
- the LOC108126186 gene encoding NECAP-like protein CG9132 encodes the protein MEYESVLIVKPEVFIYKIPPRASNRGYRAADWNLKEPTWTGRMRLVAKGTACILKLEDKTSGALFANCPIDTYPGVAIEAVSDSSRYFVIRVQDDNGRSAFLGLGFGDRSDSFDLNVALQDHFKWVKNQEQIEKEKTEPKQELDLGFKEGETIKINMRITKKDGSEGSSRTGKKQGSSGVLPPPPGGLGKIAPPPAAAPATTVRQSPGVSPAHRPAAGNSEWTDYASAGGNQGQQNSANANWVQF